A single region of the Nakaseomyces glabratus chromosome D, complete sequence genome encodes:
- the SPA2 gene encoding Spa2p (CAGL0D06622g~Ortholog(s) have MAP-kinase scaffold activity) — MSELTQSQLEDIKGYFVALKTFFNATNSNKDRSSSSRAQKARAKLLKLSPSQFYELSTDVSDELNRRINEDQDQPEYLLPKTNFHVKRNQARQKLAKLSQTRFNDLIDDILFEIYRRDYHNGSTKKPDGFDNFGNEKQSTKSEMPFDPKDDTVDNYNRVDDNGDNTVNRHSNTDENSSSNNETTTSTTVQPIVVIPKKASIDWSSEEEDNNENLDGITKQVKPITETDDVTSNTKNESTNLSDLIEKTFNNAEAVQEEEEEAHNKMSTRSTDNDDFNLNDTPVTKNSNEEKNNLASKLFEFDQPQDVYSSTNDFSSLYRSAEDISDVKEGDQSLELGNGDDSSNHIEHRYQKDFIQLNSQIRDLSIENEQLKQRISELELEMKSPTKSVKRETYLPPVDTKKTLKNLMEDNLLNDSDNLQKFFDPNGYISFEHVDTVRKNVNLIYSTIYANYKSEQEHFDVQGKTLFKYLAYISDAISRVLSELQLPEFHDQNVIVKAAVSHAITTLRYYTTYGPLIPVVTLQASITEILFSFCTLIKSAKIKYDGKEIARLNSDNTNNMAKSESTKLPTFPSTPVVDEKQKMTPFFQKPGELDSFLDQNEESPVKPLKITQKAINSPKLTPASTSRKPSGTGLFSLKIESKSVDTLSRWKEENNGPDLTPSKISRDVKESGHLEIKTPSKDVTKDIDNNPKTSNPASSVDPNIAGKSIPVVELKNQTDSNKTNDNTFQLQAEPAPISTNKKSEVEPVIDTVQSSRVATEPTSSMNNLKPDPSSTELTEPSIEKPSPPKGLSLMGSFTKSSLRKVDLSGEQNKRDTDISKDQHPIELKKFESTSAKESSLAPKSDSESHSRSSFEGDDSVQYEPLTKSQGTANNSGLKDDIRAGPNTMEGITSHETKNLMAVDSIKKNVDIKKPDEPTKTIEDIKKDNVKKVSSITTADTLNSVIESPQQNTIHTSKNAETKTDSEEEDGNDNEAGDEDEDDDEEDDEDEDDEDEDDEEDEDEDEDANENASDINFDIDAFDIENPDNTLSELLLYLEHQTMQVISTIQSLLTSIKEPQATKGNLRSESNAINEVIGQMVDATSISMNQSRNANLKEHGSWVVQSLQDCAMRLTVLCKLNKNGTLIHEDNDGDYADKNFKQRLAGIAFDVAKCTKELVKTVEEASLKEEIDYLNARLK, encoded by the coding sequence ATGTCTGAGCTCACACAATCTCAATTGGAGGACATTAAAGGCTATTTTGTAGCTTTGAaaactttcttcaatgcTACAAACTCAAATAAAGATAGGTCGAGCTCTTCTAGAGCTCAAAAAGCTAGAGCCAAGTTATTAAAATTGAGTCCGTCTCAATTTTATGAACTGAGTACTGACGTATCCGATGAATTAAATAGGCGTATTAATGAGGACCAGGACCAGCCGGAATATCTTTTACCTAAGACAAACTTCCATGTGAAAAGAAACCAAGCAAGACAGAAACTTGCAAAGTTGTCCCAAACTAGATTTAACGATCTCATAGACGACATATTATTTGAGATTTATAGAAGAGACTATCATAACGGTTCGACTAAAAAGCCAGATggttttgataattttggAAACGAGAAACAAAGTACTAAATCAGAGATGCCTTTTGATCCTAAAGATGACACAGTTGATAATTATAACAGAGTTGATGATAACGGCGATAATACCGTAAACCGGCATTCCAATACTGATGAAAATAGTAGCTCTAACAATGAAACTACAACATCAACTACAGTACAGCCTATAGTAGTCATCCCCAAAAAAGCCTCTATTGATTGGTCatcagaagaagaagataataatgaaaatttaGATGGTATTACGAAGCAAGTCAAACCAATTACTGAGACTGACGATGTTACAAGTAATACTAAAAATGAATCTACCAATTTATCTGATTTGATTGAGAAGACTTTCAACAATGCTGAAGCagtacaagaagaagaagaggaagcCCATAATAAGATGTCTACTCGCTCAACTGATAATGATGACTTTAATCTCAATGATACCCCGGTAACAAAGAATAGTaatgaagagaagaacAATTTAGCTTCAAAACTGTTTGAATTTGACCAACCACAAGATGTATATAGCAGTACAAATgacttttcttctttatacAGATCTGCGGAAGATATTTCAGATGTCAAAGAAGGTGATCAATCTCTTGAATTAGGTAACGGTGATGACTCCTCTAATCACATTGAACATAGGTATCAAAAGGACTTCATCCAACTAAACTCTCAAATAAGGGATCTTTCCATTGAGAATGAACAGCTTAAACAGCGTATATCTGAACTTGAGTTAGAGATGAAATCACCAACAAAATCTGTAAAGAGAGAAACATATTTGCCTCCAGTTGATACCAAAAAAACACTTAAAAACTTAATGGAAGATAATCTTCTTAACGATTCTGAtaatttgcaaaaattCTTCGATCCTAATGGAtacatttcttttgaacaTGTAGATACAGTTAGAAAAAATGTGAATCTGATATATTCTACTATCTATGCAAACTACAAGTCAGAACAAGAGCATTTTGATGTACAGGGTAAAACTTTGTTCAAGTATTTGGCTTACATTTCTGATGCAATTTCAAGAGTGTTGTCTGAGCTACAACTTCCTGAGTTTCATGACCAGAATGTAATTGTTAAGGCAGCAGTTTCACATGCTATTACAACTTTGAGATATTATACCACTTATGGTCCACTTATACCGGTTGTTACTCTACAGGCATCTATTACTGAAAtactgttttctttttgtacATTAATAAAAAGTGCCAAAATTAAGTATGATGGTAAAGAAATTGCAAGGTTAAACAGTGATAACACAAATAACATGGCAAAATCTGAATCAACAAAATTGCCCACCTTTCCTTCAACACCAGTTGTAGATGAAAAGCAGAAAATGACGCCCTTCTTCCAAAAGCCAGGTGAACTGGATTCCTTTCTTGATCAAAACGAGGAATCGCCTGTAAAACCTTTGAAAATTACACAGAAAGCAATAAATAGTCCAAAACTAACCCCGGCATCAACTTCAAGAAAGCCTTCAGGGACAGGCTTATTTTCACTAAAAATTGAGAGCAAATCTGTGGATACTCTAAGTAGAtggaaagaagaaaacaatggACCTGATTTAACTCCTTccaaaatttcaagagaCGTTAAAGAATCAGGACATTTAGAGATTAAAACTCCATCAAAGGATGTAACTAAGGACATAGATAATAACCCGAAAACATCTAACCCTGCAAGTTCAGTTGATCCAAACATTGCTGGTAAATCTATTCCTGTCgttgaattgaaaaatcaGACAGACTCGAACAAGACAAATGATAATACATTTCAACTCCAAGCAGAACCTGCTCCTATTTCAACGAATAAAAAGTCAGAAGTTGAACCTGTTATTGATACGGTGCAGTCTAGTCGAGTTGCTACAGAGCCGACTTCTTCTATGAATAATTTGAAACCAGACCCAAGCTCTACAGAATTAACAGAACCCTCTATAGAAAAACCATCACCTCCAAAAGGACTATCGCTAATGGGTAGCTTCACGAAGTCATCACTAAGAAAGGTAGATCTCAGCGGAGAGCAAAATAAAAGGGATACTGACATTTCTAAAGATCAGCACCCTATAGAACTTAAAAAGTTCGAATCTACATCTGCAAAAGAAAGTTCCTTAGCTCCTAAATCAGATTCGGAATCTCACTCAAGAAGTTCATTTGAAGGTGATGATAGTGTGCAATATGAGCCGCTTACAAAGTCTCAAGGAACTGCAAATAATTCAGGCCTAAAGGATGACATTCGAGCTGGGCCAAATACCATGGAAGGAATAACCTCTCATGAGACAAAAAACTTAATGGCAGTTGActcaataaaaaagaatgttGACATCAAGAAGCCTGATGAGCCAACAAAAACTATTGAGGATATTAAAAAAGACAATGTCAAAAAAGTTTCCAGTATAACCACAGCAGATACTCTGAATTCTGTTATTGAAAGTCCTCAACAAAATACCATTCACACCAGTAAGAATGCTGAAACAAAAACCGAtagtgaagaagaggaCGGCAATGACAACGAGGCCGGCgatgaagacgaagatgatgatgaagaagacgatgaagacgaagacgatgaagacgaagacGATGAggaggatgaggatgaggatgaggatgCCAATGAAAATGCTAGTGatataaattttgatattgatgcGTTTGACATTGAAAACCCCGATAATACTTTATCTGAGTTGTTACTCTATCTAGAACATCAAACAATGCAAGTTATATCCACAATTCAAAGTCTCTTGACATCCATAAAGGAACCGCAAGCAACAAAAGGAAACCTACGTTCAGAATCCAATGCTATTAATGAAGTTATAGGACAAATGGTTGATGCAACAAGTATTTCTATGAACCAAAGCCGTAACGCTAATCTAAAAGAGCATGGTAGCTGGGTTGTTCAAAGTTTGCAAGATTGTGCTATGCGATTGACAGTTTTGTGTAAGTTAAACAAGAATGGTACTCTAATTCATGAAGATAATGATGGTGATTATGCTGATAAGAACTTTAAACAAAGATTAGCAGGTATTGCCTTTGATGTGGCCAAATGTACAAAGGAATTGGTGAAAACTGTTGAGGAGGCAAGTTTGAAGGAAGAAATTGACTATCTCAATGCAAGATTAAAATAG
- the NUD1 gene encoding Nud1p (CAGL0D06644g~Ortholog(s) have structural constituent of cytoskeleton activity, role in establishment of spindle localization, exit from mitosis, meiotic chromosome segregation, spindle pole body separation and spindle pole body localization) has product MNNTDTSLLGNMLLPRGNGTKAYVTNNEFSDSKFMSQLKEEDEIEDTGIDDGLNSNSSNSDSVQRGNQMENENENSVMYATVQQRSKKYNSSNDDIPQFRAFLGNPNDQQNHNNTHVTMDLTSSNINNDIEIRKELPNELVVTQALDDISGYLNTNTFKRHDKQNIGKDKRVEEHSNISAHYNDTDPALEAVNIFQNVLKNQKSNYAFNERIVSNPTVSDSSYSDDLSASRLTRSNGINADHVNISRQEVTSANKPLGGKKQSRPESEYHPSDRNNSSSESLSNMSTSSQTPPTSAENYTNVTTSRKPKPQQISELPLITPESIGLIFNQENGVWQEPDSHNHDITNSHTVENTTSNSTTQNTEDSSIHIDTHLAENSNEDIRVHRRRINSRILQRDDQSLQIRGPVKPKFQNIHEEDEADYLSDDTPLDPPKINKKFLRKHSDYLQEGILTGDRKIYQDVDYRETQFTEEENIKFNENLERLTSSQEGGIAKRSSSPLHHPGDLSYRQNKTDLVSVLTDKLKDISDWEAVKEIVLSEENLPSVVGLNAFLPNLKHFEICNSRLSTLEGTPEGVVELFASKNCLSSTHILSTKFNHLEVIDISFNTISSLYHCFDGLLHLRKIIAHHNNISSIAGLYDIPRLQCLDLSHNSFEGVIDFSMLQDLTGEYPSWMNSLKFLDFSNNPISDMRRINHLTALESLDITNTNIKELECQNTYSSTNLTSIYFDAKLSIERCLFNNSFSSVIKLIVSGTPNFQLSDIPKHIQRLAIRGESKDQLDNSKLSEFMGYIDGQSYDIKTTDKIYHGNDSNPLLVHLEITGHLKLNKLPVTLQQKLPFLKTLNLDSNALDSAYNIIESIPTTYIQDLYLTNNSLCSPFSSLSSSKLEEALRIACPNIKEVLI; this is encoded by the coding sequence ATGAATAATACCGATACTAGTCTTCTGGGTAACATGCTTTTGCCTAGGGGGAATGGCACAAAGGCTTATGTTACTAACAATGAGTTTTCGGACTCTAAATTCATGTCACAACTAAAAGAGGAGGATGAAATTGAGGATACTGGTATTGATGACGGGTTAAATAGTAACAGTAGTAACAGCGATAGTGTACAGAGGGGAAATCAAATGGAAAATGAAAACGAGAATAGTGTTATGTATGCAACGGTACAACAGAGGTCCAAGAAATATAACTCTTCCAATGATGATATACCACAATTCAGAGCCTTTTTAGGGAATCCTAATGATCAACAAAATCATAACAATACACATGTGACAATGGATTTAACCAGTTCGAACataaataatgatataGAGATCAGGAAAGAATTGCCTAATGAACTAGTAGTTACCCAAGCACTGGATGACATATCGGGTTATTTGAATACAAACACATTTAAGAGACATGATAAACAGAATATAGGGAAAGATAAGAGAGTAGAAGAGCACTCTAATATATCTGCACATTATAATGACACTGACCCAGCGCTGGAAGCtgtaaatatatttcaaaatgtCCTGAAAAATCAGAAATCTAATTACGCCTTTAATGAGAGAATTGTTAGCAATCCCACCGTATCAGATTCCAGTTATTCTGATGATCTTAGCGCTAGCCGTTTGACACGTTCCAATGGCATTAACGCTGACCATGTAAATATTTCCAGACAAGAAGTTACTTCTGCTAATAAGCCTTTAGGAGGAAAGAAGCAAAGTAGGCCTGAAAGTGAATACCATCCGTCTGATAGAAACAATTCAAGCTCAGAATCTTTATCTAATATGTCAACATCTTCCCAAACTCCGCCAACATCAGCAGAAAATTACACAAATGTTACAACAAGCCGAAAGCCAAAACCTCAGCAGATAAGTGAGCTGCCTTTAATTACTCCAGAATCTATAGGATTAATCTTTAATCAGGAGAATGGTGTTTGGCAAGAACCAGATTCACATAATCATGATATTACAAATAGTCATACAGTGGAAAACACAACTTCCAATTCAACGACGCAAAATACTGAAGACTCTTCGATTCACATAGATACTCATTTGGCTGAAAATTCGAATGAGGATATTCGTGTtcatagaagaagaattaaTTCAAGAATTCTTCAAAGAGACGATCAATCTTTGCAAATTCGTGGACCAGTAAAGCCGAAATTTCAGAACATacatgaagaagatgaagcaGACTACTTATCTGATGACACTCCACTTGATCCAcctaaaataaataaaaagttTTTAAGGAAGCATAGTGATTATTTGCAAGAAGGTATTCTAACTGGAGATCGCAAGATATACCAAGATGTTGATTATAGAGAAACGCAATTTACTGAAGAGGAAAATATTAAGTTTAATGAAAACCTGGAAAGGTTGACATCCAGTCAAGAGGGGGGGATTGCTAAAAGGTCATCTTCACCTTTACATCATCCAGGTGATTTATCTTACCGGCAAAACAAAACAGACTTAGTCTCAGTCTTAACTGACAAATTAAAAGATATCAGTGATTGGGAAGCTGTAAAGGAAATAGTATTGAGTGAAGAAAACCTTCCTAGTGTTGTTGGCTTGAATGCATTTTTACCTAATCTGAAACACTTTGAAATCTGTAATTCTAGATTATCAACATTAGAAGGTACACCAGAAGGCGTAGTCGAACTGTTTGCGTCCAAGAATTGTTTGTCCAGTACCCATATTTTATCAACTAAATTCAACCACCTGGAGGTCATTgatatttcatttaataCAATCAGTTCCTTATACCACTGTTTTGATGGGTTACTGCACttaagaaaaataatagcacACCACAATAATATTAGTAGTATAGCGGGTCTATATGATATTCCAAGGTTACAATGTCTCGATCTGTCCCATAATTCATTTGAAGGTGTAATTGATTTTTCGATGCTTCAGGACTTAACTGGCGAGTATCCTTCCTGGATGAATTCACTAAAATTCTTggatttttcaaataacCCCATTTCAGATATGAGACGAATTAATCATTTGACAGCACTCGAATCTTTAGATAttacaaatacaaacatCAAGGAATTAGAGTGCCAAAATACATACAGCTCTACCAATTTAACTTCGATTTATTTTGATGCGAAACTAAGCATAGAGAGATGTTTATTTAACAATAGTTTCTCGTCTGTCATTAAGTTGATCGTATCAGGAACTCCAAATTTTCAGCTATCTGATATTCCAAAACATATCCAAAGACTTGCAATACGAGGTGAAAGTAAAGATCAATTGGATAACAGTAAACTATCAGAGTTCATGGGGTATATTGATGGCCAAAGTTATGATATTAAAACTACGGATAAGATTTATCACGGTAATGACAGCAATCCTCTATTAGTGCATTTGGAGATTACAGGTCATTTGAAACTAAATAAGCTACCTGTAACTTTACAGCAAAAGCTTCCGTTTTTGAAGACACTAAATTTGGATTCGAATGCACTTGATAGTGCCTACAATATAATTGAATCAATCCCGACTACATACATACAGGATTTATACCTGACAAACAATAGCCTATGCTCCCCTTTCTCATCATTAAGTTCATCAAAATTGGAAGAAGCTTTAAGAATTGCATGTCCAAACATTAAGGAAGTGTTAATTTAG
- a CDS encoding uncharacterized protein (CAGL0D06666g~Protein of unknown function) encodes MKMYKLALIIKQQISAIADVWHDKLHAYKVKCTPFRGFLRLWMLQQKRPPLAVVPHLLKFTPSIML; translated from the coding sequence ATGAAGATGTATAAGCTAGCCTTGATAATAAAGCAGCAAATATCAGCAATCGCTGATGTTTGGCATGACAAATTACATGCCTACAAAGTGAAATGCACACCGTTCAGAGGTTTCTTGAGATTATGGATGCTCCAACAGAAGAGGCCTCCGTTGGCAGTTGTACCCCACTTATTAAAGTTTACTCCAAGTATCATGCTCTGA